From a single Hypomesus transpacificus isolate Combined female chromosome 14, fHypTra1, whole genome shotgun sequence genomic region:
- the LOC124477291 gene encoding sialoadhesin-like, translating into MVPPLVGGSHGVSGQNCWSVNYSIRRVCLLRGSSVDIVSTYTHPSDYKITKAFWFKGKTLRDLKDDSEYTGRVEYDGNKDNYHTLRITDLRETDSAEYKFRMITDKDGKYGDSLGVQLTLTGLKVKVTPATVTEGQSVTLTCSSTCPLPGNTSYTWYKNNQTRTETQQKLLYLDSVGSEDAGRYSCAVTEHQHLRSPEETLNVTCKTQTPTVYN; encoded by the exons ATGGTGCCTCCATTGGTTGGGGGCAGCCATG gtgtttcTGGTCAGAACTGCTGGAGTGTGAATTACTCTATCAGGAGGGTGTGTCTCTTGAGAGGCTCATCAGTGGACATCGttagcacctacacacaccccagTGACTATAAGATCACCAAAGCATTCTGGTTTAAAGGAAAAACATTAAGAGACCTGAAAGATGATTCTGAGTACACAGGTCGTGTTGAATATGATGGAAACAAAGACAACTACCACACCCTGAGAATCACAGACCTGAGAGAGACTGACTCAGCTGAGTACAAGTTCAGAATGATAACAGATAAAGATGGGAAATATGGTGACTCTCTTGGAGTGCAGCTGACTCTTACAG GTCTTAAGGTGAAAGTGACTCCAGCCACAGTGACGGAGGGACAGAGTGTGACCCTGACTTGTAGCTCCACCTGTCCTCTGCCTGGTAACACCTCCTACACCTGGTACAAGAACAACCAAACCAGGACAGAGACCCAACAGAAGCTCCTGTACCTGGACTCAGTCGGCAGTGAGGATGCAGGCAGATACTCCTGTGCTGTGACAGAACACCAGCATCTCCGCTCTCCTGAAGAGACTCTCAATGTTACATGTAAGACTCAGACTCCCACAGTTTATAATTGA